A window of Populus trichocarpa isolate Nisqually-1 chromosome 17, P.trichocarpa_v4.1, whole genome shotgun sequence genomic DNA:
TTTAATACTGATTCAGAGAAATGAGTGCTGATAACATATGCTTCACTGTCCTCGAAATATGACTCATGTTGTTTAATACCCATCAGCAAAAACCATATATATGAAGGGAATATGATAAGGATTTTTGTTAGGTTAAAGATAGACCAGCTCCTTGCATGAAATGAACCATAAATAAATGCACATATTTGCAAGGTCAAGTTGTGACAGGAGAGAAGCTCACCGTTCATCAAGGACAAGAGTAGCTAGATAGTAGAAAAACAACTTTGGTTCAGGAGTCAAATACACCCAACTACATTTATCCATTTGTTACCTCATTAACTCCAGGAAGAGTCTAAACAGCAAAGGAAGACTTATTTTAATAGTAGAATCTCTTAAGAGTAGACCACTAGAATGAGTCAAATGCAATTTCCAATCAAGAATCTTAGCTCCattcaaaaataacaaatttattaacaatatcTTCCCAGGGTACATGTATCACTAACCAGATAAAGAGAAAGTTCACAGAACGAAACTAGAACTAAAGCATCAAGGAAGATCAAGAAAACAGTTTGTAATCTCTTAGGTTGAGATTTGAAAGTATCACAGTAGTATTAAGAGCAGCCCAGAGTTAATTAGTTAAATGCATACCTGTAGACAGATTGTGTCACAAACAGCTGTTGATCCACAATTGCCATCATCTCCTTCTTTGACCAATCTAGGAATAAGTTCTCTAAAATACATGTCCCATACTgtcttatttatatttattgaatcaGTAATGGGATGTAGTACCTGTGTGGCAAGGAAGGAACAGGTTTGAAGAGgaagtaaaagaaaatagacAAAAGTAAAATCTGAACATGCAGCAAGAGAGAGGGATAGAGtgctcattttttatattatgttttttttttaaaagaagttaaCATGccagaatttttttcttatgctcatgcaaaaattaaaatctacatCTGACAACTGGTCTTAATTTCAGAATTAGATGGCATTTTGTTGCATATAACAAGAGAAAACAATGCAGTGAGTTTTTATGGCACAAGCCTCACAATATATCAGCTAAATAATCAGTTCCACAATTGCACTGTGTCGATCACAGTACACGCAGTTCCtcctaaattgaaagaaatcatCAAACTGAAAGATAAATATGTTAACTGGGAGCTTGATCCATGgcataataaaattgtaaatttgGAAAAGGCAGCTAATAATATATCTACAGAATGTATTTACACATGTCTTACCTGTGGATACTGCAAGGGTGGCAACACTGGCTCAGGTAAGTCATCCGGGAAAAAAGGATGTTCATCAGGGCTCTTGTATCTGCCAAGCTAATGAccagatgcaattcaagaaaacttCATGAATTCTCTAATTgatatcttctttctttcccaGAAGTTAAAAGGACTAAGTACAACATACCTGAGCATGTAGCTTTTCAGTTTCCTTAAGGATGAACTCAATCAGAGAACCATGGAACCCTTCCAATGCAAAAGCTTCAGGGTCATAGGTACTGGCATTATAACAGTATTGGGATCTCTCTAAGAGGCTAAATATTATACTATCCTCTTGTAGAATCAAGGAACTCCTGATGTTATCTAGGGTCAAATTCTCGCTTATGTCCACCCTTTTCTTCTCTGTCAGCCTACAGAAATGATGAAAACTACTTTCAAAACTTGACTGGCAAATAACAAGTTGGAAGTTGATAAGCATCAGGCCCTTCAATATAAAGCAACAATATGTGTCCAAAACAGAAACAATTCTAGCTTTAGAAAGCAGTGCTGTGAAATATTCAGGTTCAATCACAGGAAATCTTAACCCTATACTTTGATGGggaaaaaaactgaagaaagagaaaaatcgTGCAAGTTTGCACTTTGCACTGTTTGTTACATTTGCGCGCATCAGtgagttatcaaaaaaaataaaaaccaaagcaTCAGTTTATCTActtttaatgagaaaatatacatgaaattTCTCCAACTCTCCAACTTTTATCAGAAGAATGGAGCTCGTTCGATTACCTAAGCTAACCATTCAGCTTACTTTCAATATTGATTTTGTAATCTACACACATGCTTGTATTTGCAAGCGCGCAAATATTCTAGCCTCAGTTTCTTAAACCCAAATCAATAAGAGAATTCTTTTTTGGTATGTTTAGCAACTAacacaataataacaatattaatactacacattaaaaaaaaatattgatttgttcACCGAATCAACAAGAATTTAGAATgctggttaaaaaaatatataattcagaACGGAAACACAATACAAAGTAATATATAGGTGGTGGAAATTAACTTGTGAATCCATAGATCATAAGAAATAATGCCAACTTACATACTATAAAGATACAGTGCCACCAACCCAAATCCAAAAGCAAGAAATTCAACGGCAAAAACATACATAGTCCAATCTGTGATAAATATCATCTATTCGCACcctcaaaacttgaagattctTGAACAAAACAGCCAAAAAAACAATCCCAGAAAACAGGAAACGAACAAgaaaaatagcaacaaaaaagGGCAAAATCAAAACCAGAAGAAAACATGAAACTACTAATCAACAAGACCAAGTAAACTAATTTAAGCAAAAGGATCACTGTTTCTTTACCCCATGGATACAGCAGATGCTTGGACTGATAGAATGCGTCTCTTTGTCAAGTTTGGGCAGCTAACTCTTAAAGTTGTGCCATTCTGCCCGGTTTGGAGACCTAAACTATAATTAGCCCTTGAAAATCTTGATTCTTTAGAAGCTAGAAAAGCCGGGCAAGAAGCTCCTAATAGCTTAGCCTCCATAAtagatagatagagagagagtgACCGGCCAAATAGACCTGCAAAGTTGCAATATACAGAGAAAGCTTTAAACTTTAAAGCCCAAGAAAAGCCAAAAGCCACCTGTAAATAGACAAAAGGTTTCCTCGTTTGATTGGGCGTGGTTGTTGGAAACGGAAGATGCCAAATTGGGGTTAGGTGAGAAGACAAGGAGCTGCACCTTCCACCAATTTTACCTCCACTGGCAATTCaagatgtcaaaaaaaaaagaggtttgattgactttaaagtttaaaccttttttttatacaaaaacttGTATGTGGACGAGTTGATGGGATATTAAAAAGGAgaattattaagaaatattatGTCTTTTTAGGTTGAGAATATTttgcatattatattttttattattactgttTATATCCTATTATTtcttaagttaattttattatatattttgaattattgattttccaatcaataaaaaaaaagtacgtaaaatactataaatttgttattatcCAAAgtatctttataaataaaatattacttttcttcttcttcgtcgtcatcttcttcctccttcaccatttctttctttctttttttcttaatttcaatatCAACCAATAATTACATGTACTGCCCTTATGTCTAACTGAACTCATAATCAACGGAGCTAACTTTACTTGAAAAACGTCAACGTATCCGATACCACACTACTCGAATCTCAATACTTGAAAGCTACTGAAAAGTAGCTCATAAACCTAGAGCATATGAGAAATCAcacaaaatttataaacaaaaaaattagtatttttcaaagctttagtaaataaaaaactaaaatcaaatggTTAAAATCTAGAAATagcaaaaaaggaaaataatcataaaattgacCTGAAAAAACTTATTAGCCTcgttaaagaaaaggaaagttttcaaatcaaagaagccaaaaagattgttttttgacattaattctataaggaaaaaaaacttccCAAGTATAGAAATTCAAACTCATTCCTTAACAAGTGATACAAATCCACAAAAAATACATGTATCCTTTCGCACCATCCATTTTAGCATGATTTAGATCccgtttaattttgtattttaaaaatatttttgaaaaaatttgaagttttttttatttttttacttcaaattaatattttttggtgtttctagatcgttttgatgtactgatattaaaaataattttttaaaaataaaaaatatattattttgatgtatttccgagcgaaaagtactttgaaaagcaaccgctaccacactatcaaacaccctttttaaaattaaaatcagacTTAGATTATTCATAAACAtaggtatttttatcttttcattattattttaagctaTCATGGACCACAGATAAACTATAATGAATGAAAATATGGTATGTAAAATGTTCTTGCACTTAAAATACATGATATATttagtaaatttttatatataaaaaaattcaatcctaTAGATAATTGAAGATATCCCATTGTATTTTTAGTCTGTTAAGTCAAACTTAAGTTGCCTTCCTAAATGGAACTAATAGGAAATCAATCTTTGATAGCACCTTCCTTATttgtgaaaacaaaatttaaatcatcaaaGATCTAGAtgaaattacatttttatctttttttctccttaccATTTGAATACAATGATCCACTTCATATAGAAGTTGCTTGCACTTTGGAATAATTTAGTTAGACAAAAatctaatgtttttatttgatacaatatttttaggtttattGTGAGAATATTATACATCTTTGAATCATATACCATggtttgttctctctctctctcttgttttgaGAGTTTCTTAACAAATTTTGTTTACCTAAAACAAGTCAAATTTTCCATATAAGATTCAATTACCTAGCCATTGTCTTTTCTTAGTAAATTGGTagttaaattaacaataaaaaaaatggtaaaaagaAACCCAATTAAAAGGACAATCCCTATAGATTACTAATCTAATAATATGAATCCATCCCCTCTCAATCTCTTTACTTCAACATGCACACTAACATTCATTTATCAATTGTTAGGGTAATATATGGTAGTAGATTTCTTTTCCCTCCTCTaaagaaaaattcttgaaaCAACATCACATGTTAATAATGTGAATTTTTGTTAACTCTGataatttaataatcaattagcatttttttaattttgaacatTTAGTATTATTTATAAGTAGTTATATTATTGATAAGTAATTTAATAACCACGTGGAGTCTTTTTACCTTGGTTCAAACACCTTGGTTTAGAAGTGCATCTAAACCAAGGTTCTGTTATTGAAATCTTGAGAGGCATATTGTAAACATTCTAGTTAAACAAGTAAGAAGCAGTAAAACCTTGATAACAAATGATTCATCATtcacaataacaaaaattttattactttaaagtgtttcaacaagtaagtatcattctttattttaatttaaacttaattatttttattattagtatatcAATTGCAAGTTTGAATATATGTTTAGTATACATGctagtgttgttgttgttattattattattattattattattattattattattattattattattattatagttacgTTGATTGCATATGATTgtcttgagttttatttttgcatgtttatagatttaaaatttcatgtaCTCTaggtttttattgaataattttttatgttgtgtATGCTCTTATTATGATAAACTAAGCATCTTTgctcattaatctaatatatttaccaactttgaaaaacaatcttaaggctttattattatattaaactttgtttagtttatcttgtgggaaacaaaataaataataacatagATTAATTGTGAACGAGGTTTTGCatcattaaaatttaagttataatttaacTTTCTTTGAATTTGCTATAATCTCACATAtaggtttaattttaattctatatattttaacCTATAACATTTTggtttgttatgattttttttattactttgtttaatttgttaaggttgttatatatctttattttaaatttatagtttatcttctaaaattgtttttcatgcaattttgatgtttttgatgcatattatatattttattgatttatatttttcaacaagtgaattattattttgtttatgatagttttgttttcttaatatgcttaaatattttatgatgatatGTTGCTTGTTAAAAAGAACTTAagtttttaatgtgtttattttatCTTACATAATTTCATACTTTTGTTTACTTAAGTTGCTTTattacaagttttattttttatattacttgcTTATTGTGAagccaaaatatttatttataaatattattggatttttttatataatttatataatatttttaactcaaGAATTGATTTTTCCAAACAATATTGCTTCAACAAATACTATTTTAGTAGTGAAGATTCCACCATCACCTTTGAAGGTGCATAGTGAAAAGCCTAGAAAGTCCAATAGATTGAACTTTAAATGGTAacaatataaaatgttaatttatatgcCCACCTCGAATTTGATTAAGTTCTTGTAGGAAAAAATGCTAAAGTTGTcaaataatgaatttaatatcattattatggTAGCTTTGAATGTATGGAATCGTAGTAATTttgtacttgaaaaaaatacattttaaataaattaaataaaacataatataatatgtataattcaaTCAAGAATGCAAAAACTCTCTGGAAAGCTTTGGACAAAAAGTTCAAGGTTAAAGTTGTcattataaaaagatttatagTTGGAAAATTTTTAAGTTTGAGGATGGTATTTGAGAGTAATAAATTTATACTCTCTAAGAATGAAATTAGAGTTATCTGATTGGATTTTTCATGTACATTTTATTGTTCACATATATAGAAAGTTAGTATGGTAAATAGATATGGTTTAAAATGTTGATAATTGACAATCACGATAAACAAAATAGATGATGTGTTGCTGGTTGATTTTTCAATAGCCAGAAAATTAGAATTCAATTTTTGAGACTCCAAAAAGatattttcaacaatttctaaaaaataatacttaaaacATCTTAATAAATCTATTTCCAACCTTAATACACACTTAAACCTGTAAAGAAGCTCTAGAGTTGAATTCAACAAAATTTCTTGAGCTTGATCCACTTTTTCTAATGATATAAATGATAAGAAATACCTTAATGGATCTCTctttatcaaaatttttttattaatatcaagattaatctttttttatagttagAATATGGatgaatgattattttttctcttctctcttattttttagtaaatatttCTTCTCTTAAATTCTAGGGACTGAAATATAAGacaaataaatttcataattgaaACATGAAACATCCATAATTTAGGgacaaacaaatgaaaaaaaaaacagggaccaaaatattattttccacACCTCGTGAATAATAAAACATgggaaaatgttgtttttttatttctttgccaAATTTGGTtcctcttgttttatttttttaaaatttttttgataaagttCAATCTTATTTTCGGAATCAAGCATCTTTGATACTGTAACGTTTTTATGTAGGGAATACAATGTATCAAATTAAAAGGAACATAACATGAttggacaaaattaaaaggaagaaaaagtcAAGGAATCAAATTGTACAATTTTTCGAGcactgaaaaaaaagagagaaggccACCCATGGCATACTTTTGTAGTCAATAGTGTGCATGAGTCATAATCCACActaaaatatactattttgttTTGTCTATATGATGTAATGgggttcttttaaaaaacaattatcgaATTTTatggcaattaaaataaaaatattcttacaaaATCCATTgtggagaaaaaatatatttttttataaaattatattttcttattcatgtatttattttttatttttataaaataatatcatttttattagtatcatagtttattgaataaaaacttaagttaataaaaatagaattcataAAAATTCCAATGATTGAAATTAAAGAGGAAAATATAACTCTTTAAGAaaccctttcttttttgttttgatgaaaatatatttttactttcaaaaaacattttttaaaataaaaattcaccaTGATCTAAAAAAGAAGTTTcattcaaagaaagaaaaaaataatttctcaataatttttacatcactataagataaaaaaagaataataaatttgagaaaagtatataaagaaattacaattaaaataatatatatatatgtatattatgctcaattaatattcataaggaaagtttttaatttttttgcataatgattcatatataattatttataaaacaatttttaatattactataaaagtctaatcttttttttaaatgattgaataatcaagttaaaaaaagattaattaaaaaaccatctaataaatttatataaaaataaatttattataaaaattaaaaaacaaacaattaattaaaaaattaaaaaaagatgacgGGTTAAAAGAATTAAGCCAAGGTGTGTCTAGGCTTCAAAGGACTACCTAGGTGTGCCTCGCTTAAAAGGACAAAGGCCAGGTCCACatgcttaattatattttttcaagaacaaaagtGCAAGCCATGCGCTCaagttgttttatttaaatagaaCGGATTACACATTGTCTACCAGGAAAGATGATGAGTTGTTTACTCTAATTTTTTGGAGTCATTTCTGCTGATTGAGAAATTAAATTCGAGTTTTGAGagtttaaaatctaaatttcaatctatttttacctaaaaaaatttaaaaatataataaaaaacatcaataattcTACTTTTAAACTGAGAAAACTCtctaatcaattaataaaataaaaatcaaattgattaaaaaaacaaaaacttcccATGCTTTGATCTATATTTTGCAgcatggttaaaaaaaacaaaactatcttCGTTGaagagcgtgtttgacagtgtggttgcgggtgcttttcaaataacttttcgtgtcaaaatgcatgtcaatgatgttttttcattttttaaaaatcatttttgacatcagcacatcaaaacgatccaaaacatacaaaccatattaaattttagtaaaaaaaaaaaattaaattttttgggaacacagccgcagccgcgttcccaaacgttcccgAAGTCTCTTCTCCAAAACAAACTCATTGCACTAAAATTAACCATTTCATGATCGAAATGTAGCTGattaaaaactttctttttcatcttttttttttatctaaccactttctctcctctctcttaaTATCTATCTAGTAAttgaatatgataaaaataaagttttaagacTGAAACATAAATATCTAGAAATACATGGACTAattatggaaaaattaaaacttcaatGACCAATTTAACCTCTCtcgttttcattttaaaaagccTAAAATATCATAAGGAcgtcaattaattatttt
This region includes:
- the LOC7496001 gene encoding chorismate mutase 1, chloroplastic; translation: MEAKLLGASCPAFLASKESRFSRANYSLGLQTGQNGTTLRVSCPNLTKRRILSVQASAVSMGLTEKKRVDISENLTLDNIRSSLILQEDSIIFSLLERSQYCYNASTYDPEAFALEGFHGSLIEFILKETEKLHAQLGRYKSPDEHPFFPDDLPEPVLPPLQYPQVLHPITDSININKTVWDMYFRELIPRLVKEGDDGNCGSTAVCDTICLQALSKRIHYGEFVAEAKFRASPDDYEAAIRAQDSKRLMEILTYPAVEEAVKKRVEMKAKAFGQEVTMEGEIDGTDPVYKIRPTLVADLYGEWIMPLTKEVQVQYLLRRLD